The DNA region CAAAGAACAGCAGACGTACTTTGCTGAACCAAAAATACTGATTATTTCCGAGGCAGGTAGCTCTTTTACAAATTCAAAGGAAAGTATCCACATATATAAATccttaaaaaagatttttgttaGTGACAGTCCTGAATTTCAACCAGCAATAAGTAGCCAtgggaaaaaaaggcagaaaaacatCAAGAGAGATTCATTCACTCAGGAAACCCCAAAAGATACTCCATTATTTTTAGCGGATGAGTCTAGGCAAGAGGGTTCAGTTGTTAAAAAAGATGCTTCTGTTGAAACAGAGTATCTACCAACAGAAGAATTTCCTGCTGAAGGGGCCCTAGCTGAAGTAGAGCCCAGGCTTGCTGGAGAGACCCCTACTGAAGTACAACCTACGATTGAAAAGACCCTTGTATCTGATAAAGCTACTTCAACTACAGAGATTACAGTACCCCCTTCTCAGGTTGAAGGACCTCCTTCCCTAGAGCCTGGAGGCTCTGCTGAAGCACAGTTTTTACCAGCTGAAGGGGCCCTAGCTGAAGTAGAGCCCAGGCTTGCTGGAGAGACCCCTACTGAAGTACAACCTACAATTGAAAAGAACCTTGTATCTGATAAAATGACTTCAACTACAGAGATTACAGTACCCCCTTCTCAGGTTGAAGGACCTCCTTCCCTAGAGCCTGGAGGCCCTGCTGAAGGACAGTTTTTACCAGACGAAGAGGCCCTAGCTGAAGTAGAGCCCAGGCTTGCTGAAGAGACCCCTACTGAAGTACAACCTACAATTGAAAAGACCCTTGTATCTGATAAAATGACTTCAACTACAGAGATTGCAGTATCCCCTTCTCTAGATGAAGGATCTCCTTCCCTAGAGTCTCTGGCTAAAATTCAGCCTCCACTGGTGCAAGAGGTTCTTTCAGAAGATCATTTTGGTCCGGGAGAGTCCTCCCTAGCTGGAGTAGATCCTTCCGAAGAGCTTCCTACTGAAATTCAGTTTCCACTAGTAGAAGAGACTCCTGCTCAAGTTCAACCTACAGTACCTGAAGATGAGTTTGGTGAAGCTCCAGCTGAAGTACAGTCTGCAGAAAAGGCTCCTGCTCCAGTTCAGCCTCCATCAGTTGTAGAGGCTCCTACAGAAGTGATCCTAGAACCTGAACTTGCAACAAGTAAGGAAGCCCCTAAACAGAAGCCCTCTGCTAAAGTCCATTCTCGAACAGCTAAGAAGTCTCCTGTAGAAAAGCACTCTCCCAAAGTCCAGCCTCTCACTGATGAGGGAGGCTTTGTAGAAGAGTTCCCGGCTGCAGTTCAGCCCCCAGCAAATGAAGAAGCTCCTGTGGAAATTCAGTCTCCATCATTTGAGGAGTGTCCTCTAGAAGAGGCTCCTGCTGAAGCTCAGCCTCCACCAGCTGAGGAGTCCCCTCTAAAAGAAGACTTGTCTCTAGATCAGTCTCCACCAGCAAAGGAGACCATTTCAAAAGAGGTCCAGACTGATATTCAGTCTCCGTCAGATGGGGAGGCCTTTCCAGAAGAGGTCCTGGCTCAAGTTCAGTCTCTACTAGCTGAAGAGGCCATGCTTCAGTTTCACAGTCCACCAGTTGAGGAGTTCTTTCCAGAAGAAGTCCAGGTTCGAATTCAGCCTTTATTAGCTGAGCCAGTCCCTGCGGAAGATGACCCCGGTGACCAACATCTTTCAGTAACGGATGTGGTTCCTACTGAAGAGTTTCCCGGACAGGAGATGATTGCTGAAGTTCCACCTCCACCGTCTGAACCAACTCCTGCAAATGGGGATGTGAACTAGAGAATGTGCTTCCTGAACTTCAGTCTCCCTAGATAGCAGGTGTCTCAGAGTCAGCTGTTTTAgaagacaaaattaaaactaaataagcataaaaaatttgaagaaagtGTTCCTGTTCCTGAAGATTTGTCTATTGTCAAAGAGGAACAGGTTCCCAGTATTGAAATAAAACATAC from Ictidomys tridecemlineatus isolate mIctTri1 chromosome 5, mIctTri1.hap1, whole genome shotgun sequence includes:
- the Fscb gene encoding LOW QUALITY PROTEIN: fibrous sheath CABYR-binding protein (The sequence of the model RefSeq protein was modified relative to this genomic sequence to represent the inferred CDS: deleted 2 bases in 1 codon); this translates as MEENDVPRQSISVGRQEIRKRRRTSQPMVDKSQQTEGTEKKKHQAVSQSTVPKAIFSIGNIPGSNARYSAKDYERFRVSSQLQQTWAKKKHGQKMTDESLQTETSVEKKKVKSSDRPVGPKKKPAGVGKAGPELPEGVQGVEIIPSQYSIQFKIDRSQQTIYTGDLSMMSLSQVEKVDKEQQTYFAEPKILIISEAGSSFTNSKESIHIYKSLKKIFVSDSPEFQPAISSHGKKRQKNIKRDSFTQETPKDTPLFLADESRQEGSVVKKDASVETEYLPTEEFPAEGALAEVEPRLAGETPTEVQPTIEKTLVSDKATSTTEITVPPSQVEGPPSLEPGGSAEAQFLPAEGALAEVEPRLAGETPTEVQPTIEKNLVSDKMTSTTEITVPPSQVEGPPSLEPGGPAEGQFLPDEEALAEVEPRLAEETPTEVQPTIEKTLVSDKMTSTTEIAVSPSLDEGSPSLESLAKIQPPLVQEVLSEDHFGPGESSLAGVDPSEELPTEIQFPLVEETPAQVQPTVPEDEFGEAPAEVQSAEKAPAPVQPPSVVEAPTEVILEPELATSKEAPKQKPSAKVHSRTAKKSPVEKHSPKVQPLTDEGGFVEEFPAAVQPPANEEAPVEIQSPSFEECPLEEAPAEAQPPPAEESPLKEDLSLDQSPPAKETISKEVQTDIQSPSDGEAFPEEVLAQVQSLLAEEAMLQFHSPPVEEFFPEEVQVRIQPLLAEPVPAEDDPGDQHLSVTDVVPTEEFPGQEMIAEVPPPPSEPTPANGDVLENVLPELQSP